In Vibrio alfacsensis, the following proteins share a genomic window:
- the guaD gene encoding guanine deaminase — protein MIATNAIQFALQGDMFHCPIKGEFEYLSDALILIDLNGNIAATYQPFDAEYALARDELKLAGKLTELTKGQYLLPGLVDLHCHAPQWPQAGKGLDLPLYDWLQNYTFPLENRYTDLDFAKEVYGDVTKTLLANGTTSAVYFASIHREPTELLAQTCLDVGQRAFVGKVNMDNAEQCPDYYREASIEKALYETELFVNNVFSLKGNDSGLVSPVITPRFVPSCTPTMLNKLGELVQKYDLHMQTHCSESDWARDYSQTQFGKTDIEIYADAGLLNNKSVLAHSIFLTEKDVEMIKRYNAGIGHCPLSNMFFANAAMQTRELLDHGVQIGLGSDIAGAPSPSIFRAAFDAVSHSRVREEGVDVKLSASDRGTAGSRVSFIEAFWMATTGGAQVLDSKTGVFAKHYHFDAIVLETNKDVGNLRIWPDFDTPKDILEKIICLAQKENIKRVWVQGKQVV, from the coding sequence ATGATCGCAACCAACGCTATTCAATTTGCGCTTCAAGGGGATATGTTTCACTGCCCAATCAAAGGGGAGTTTGAGTACTTATCTGACGCGCTTATCCTCATTGACCTCAATGGTAATATTGCCGCTACTTACCAACCGTTCGATGCCGAATACGCCCTCGCGCGCGATGAGTTAAAACTGGCGGGTAAACTCACTGAGCTGACAAAAGGCCAATATCTATTACCTGGGCTGGTTGACTTGCATTGTCATGCACCACAATGGCCTCAAGCTGGAAAAGGATTAGATTTACCCCTGTATGATTGGCTACAAAACTACACCTTTCCGTTAGAAAACCGCTACACTGATTTAGACTTTGCGAAAGAAGTCTATGGCGATGTGACGAAGACGCTATTAGCAAATGGCACCACCAGTGCGGTGTATTTTGCGTCCATCCATCGTGAGCCAACCGAGTTACTTGCACAGACCTGTTTAGATGTTGGTCAACGTGCGTTTGTGGGCAAAGTGAACATGGACAACGCAGAACAGTGTCCAGACTACTACCGCGAAGCTAGTATTGAAAAAGCGCTTTATGAAACCGAATTGTTCGTCAACAATGTGTTTAGCTTAAAAGGCAACGACTCTGGTCTTGTATCACCTGTCATCACCCCTCGTTTTGTACCGTCTTGTACACCAACCATGCTGAATAAGTTAGGTGAACTGGTACAAAAATACGATTTACACATGCAGACCCACTGCTCTGAAAGCGACTGGGCGAGAGACTATAGCCAAACACAATTTGGTAAAACGGATATTGAGATCTATGCCGATGCAGGGCTTCTGAATAACAAATCTGTTCTTGCACATTCGATCTTCCTAACGGAAAAAGACGTCGAGATGATCAAGCGTTACAACGCAGGTATTGGTCATTGCCCATTATCAAATATGTTTTTTGCTAACGCCGCCATGCAAACTCGCGAACTGCTTGATCACGGCGTTCAAATTGGACTAGGAAGCGATATCGCGGGAGCACCATCACCATCAATTTTCCGTGCGGCTTTTGATGCAGTCAGCCATTCTCGCGTGCGCGAAGAAGGTGTGGATGTAAAATTGAGTGCGAGTGACCGTGGTACGGCGGGTTCACGAGTTAGCTTCATTGAGGCATTTTGGATGGCAACAACGGGTGGAGCACAAGTATTGGATTCGAAAACAGGGGTATTTGCTAAGCATTATCACTTCGATGCCATTGTTCTAGAAACCAATAAAGACGTTGGAAACCTACGTATATGGCCAGACTTTGATACACCAAAGGACATTCTTGAGAAAATCATCTGTTTAGCACAAAAAGAGAACATCAAGCGTGTTTGGGTGCAAGGTAAACAAGTCGTGTAA